ACCACGCCCTGGAGCTGCTCGCGGTACGCCTCGATGGCGGTCAGCGCCGCCGCGTCGCCGGCCTCGAAGGTGTCCTGGTTGAACTTCTCCGCGGTCTCCTGGCTCACCGGGTCGCCCGCCCAGCGGCGCGCCCGCAGCGCGGCCTTGGCGTCGGCCAGCTGGTTGTCGAGTCGGTCGAGCGCGGCGGTGAAGACCTTCCGGGCCTCGGGGATCGCCGAGGGCTCGACGTGGAGCCGCTGCTGGGTCCCGCTGTAGTCGGGCCTCGTCTGCGTGGAGCCCCCACCACCACCGTCCGCAAGGAACACGACACACCCTCCTCAGTGCTGCACACACCCCACCGTGTGCATTCGGGATGACAATAGCTCTGATGCGTCACCCGGGTGAGCGGTTCCGCCACCGGATCGAGTAGTTCTACTTGTTCACGAGGGTGTCGACCACGGCGCCGGCGACCTGGGTGGCGATCCGGCACAGCTCGTCCTGCGGCACGCCTTCGAGGCTGGTGATCTGCACGTCGGCCATCTGCCCGTCGGAGACGTCCACGCCGAGGAAGCAGGTCTCCTGGTCGTCGGAGGCCCGGCCGAGCACCGCCGGGAAGCCGCCGACCTGGAGCTGCTGCGCCTCCACGTCGAAGCTGCCGTCGGTGTACCACTCGACGCCGGTGGTGGTCACGGTCGTCACGCGGACGCTGTTGCGCCGGTCCTCGCGGTTGAAGTCGCACGTCGGGGACCGGTAGACGGTGGACGTGCCCGGGGCGGGCGGCCGGTCGAGGCCGAACTGGGCGCGCTGCGCGTCGGTCAGCAGCGAGCACGGGTCGACGCCCTCGACGTCGATCGTCTTCGGCCGGTCGACGGGCGACTTCGTGGCGGAGCCGGAGGCGCTGGTGGTGGAGGCGGTGGCGGGGCCCGCGGAGCCGGTGGCGGACCCTCCCGTGGTCTCGGAGCAGCCCGCGAGCAGGACCAGGGCGGCGAGGAGCGGCACGGCACGACGCATGACCTCAACGTATCGGACGTTCGCCCGAACGGTGGCCCGAACGGGCGGGAGCGGGTCCTCAGCAGCGCTGCGCGTAGCGGCAGGCGACCACGGCGGGCCGCTCCACCGGCGCGCCCGCGTCGATCGACCACGCCAGCCGCACGTACTGGGCGTGCGTCCAGGCCAGCGGGGTCGCCGAGGTGGTGCCGCGGCCCTGCCAGACCTGCTCGGGCAGCATCCGCCCGGCGTTGGCGGTGGAGGCGACGTCGGCCAGGCGGCGGCGCGCGGCGGCCGGGTCGCCCGCCAGCAGCTCGTACTCGCCGCGCTCGCCGGCGAAGATCGGCCACAGCCTGCCGTAGGTGCGGCCGTGGCCGATGTTCCACGGGCCGCCGTCGGCGCGCTCGCCGTAGCCGTCGCCGTTGTAGCGGTGCCAGAACGGGCCGCGCTTGAGCTGGTCGTCGACCACCCGCACGGTGTTGCGCACGACCGGGTCGTCGTGGCGCCTGACGCCCAGGCGCACCAGTTCGAGGAAGCTCGGGTCCACGGCGGCGCGCTGGTCGATCGCGGTCGGGTAATTGTCGCCGGGGTTGTACGCGGTGCCGGCGTCCGGCCTGCCGTCCTTGGTCAGCCGCAGGTAGTAGGGCCGGTCGGAGAACGGGCCGGTGCGGGTGACCGTCCACTCCTCGACCCGGCGCTCCCAGCCGTCGGCGATGCCCAGGTAGCGGGCGGCGCGCGGGTCGCCGGCGCGCTGGAGCAGGTCGGCCAGGCACACCAGGCCGGCGATCTCGGCGGCGATGGTGCCCGGCGAGTACCCGCTCTGGTTCTCCCACCGCTCCTGCTGCGTGAACGGCGCGTCCGGCTGGGACACCATGAACTCGGCGGCGCGCGCCAGCCCGTCCAGGGTGGCCCGGTCGGTGCGGCCGAGCAGCCACGCCAGCAGCATCGGCGCGGCCTGCTCGTCCTGCTGGACGTTGGTCCAGTACGGCTCGCCGGTCACGCGCGTGTTCTGCGGCAGGTGCCCGTCGGGCTGCTGCTGGACACGGAGCATGAAGTCGAGCGCGCGGTGCGCGGCAGCGGTGTCGCCGGCCGCGATCATGGCGCTCGCCACGTGGTACTGGTCGCGCGGCCAGACCAGGGCGTAGGAGCCGAACTCGGGCGCGATCCCGCGGTCGAAGCCGAACGCCCACGGGAAGCCCGGCGAGGCGACGAACGCGCCGGGGTTGCGCTTGTCCTCGGTGGCGGCCAGGACCATCAGGGACGTCTCGTAGAGGGCGCGGTCGGCGCTGCGGGGCCGTTCGAGCCCCCTGAGGTAGTCGTCCCAGCCGCGGTCGTAGCGGTGGGCGTGCCGCTGGAAGCCCTCGGCCAGCGAGGTGCGCGCCGTGGTCAGGGCCTCCCCGGGCGTCGCGCCGAACCCCATGGCCAGGGTGGTGCGGCCGCGGTCCAGGCGCAGCGCGCCGGTCTGGACCACGTTGCCGGTGGTGGCCCCGACGGGCTCGATGCCGCCCGTGGCGACCAGGGCGCTCGCCGAGCGCGAGTCGCGGGCGACGAGCGCGTCGGGCTGGTCGACGGCGGTGTCGTCGTCGCCGTCGCGGGACAGGTTCGGGTCGAACACCACGCGCACGTCCGCCGGCCGGTCGGCGTCCAGGCGCAGGTCGGCCAGCACGGTCGCGCGGGACGGGTCGGTGGTGTAGGTGATCTCGGCCCGCCAGCCGGGGCCGCGGAACACCTGCCGGTAGCGCAGCCTGCCGACCGGTTCGGTGTGGGCGTGGTCGGCGGTCCGGCCGTCGACCACCAGCCGCAGGTCCCGGGTCGCCGGGGTGCTCAGGTCCGGGTAGAAGACCTCGTTCAGGCCGGTGCGGCCGAGGGTGAACCAGACCGGGCTGCTGCGCTGGTGGGCCGTGCCGAAGCCCTGCTTGTCCGCGGGCATGTAGGTGGCCGGTGGGCCGGGGACGGTCAACGCGCTCGCCAGCAGCACCGCGACTAACGGGGTCATGCCCTGGTGGGTGCGCCGCCGGGCGGGTGGTCAAACACGCGCGCTGCGGAGTCCAAAGTGGAGTTTTCGGCCCGGGTCGGGGAAGCTCGTGGCGTGGGTGGCGAACGGGTGAGGGCAGCCGAGGTCGTGCCGGGACGGCCCGACGCGAGCCGGGTGGTCGACCGCGAGGTCGCGGAGCGGCCGGGTGAGCTGCTGGTCGAGGGGCTGCTGGCGGGCGTGTGCGGCACGGACGTGGAGATCGTCCGCGACGGGTTCGGCACGGTGCCGCCGGGCCGCGACGCCATCGTGCCGTTCCACGAGTCCCTGGGGCGGGTGCTGAGCAGCCCGACGCCGGACTTCGCGCCGGGCGACCTGGTCGCGGGCGTGGTGCGCCGGCCGGACCCCGAGCCGTGCCCGGCGTGCGCGGTCGGCGCGTGGGACTTCTGCCGCAACGGCCGGTACACCGAGCGCGGCATCAAGGAGCTCGACGGGTACGGCCTGCAGCGCTGGACCGTGCCGCCCCGCTACGCCATCAGGCTGGACCCGGCGCTGGGCGACGCGGGCGTGCTCACCGAGCCGGCGTCCGTGGTGGCCAAGGCGTGGACCCGGGCGGCGGCCGAGGCCGGGCGCTCGCACGTGCCGGTGCGCACCGCCCTGGTCACCGGCGCCGGGCCGATCGGCCTGCTCGCGGCGCTGCTGGGCGTGCAGCGCGGCCTGTCCGTGCACGTGGTGGACCGGGTCGCCGACGGGCCCAAGCCGGACCTGGTGACGGCCCTGGGCGCGCGGTACCACACCGACCTCGACCGGGTGCCCGGCGACGTCGACGTGGCGATCGAGTGCACCGGCCACCCGCCGCTGGTCTGGGACTGCGTCCGCCGGGCGTCGGTGACCGTGCTCGCGGGCCTGTCGGGCGAGCACGACCCGGTGCCGCTGGACCCGTCGGTGTTCGACGGGATCGTCATGGGCAACAGGGTCGTCGTCGGCACGGTCAACGCGGGCCTGCCCGACTACCTGGAGGCGGCCGAGGCGCTGTCGCGGGCGAGCCGGCCGTGGCTGGACGGGCTGATCACGCGGCGCGTGCCGCTGGACCGGTTCGCCGAGGCGCTGGACCGGGAGCCCGACGACGTCAAGGTCGTCGTCGACCTGACCTGAGCGGGGTTCAGGGCCGGCGCAGCAGCTCGTCGATCTCCTCCGGCCGCATGGGCTTGGCGAAGAACCAGCCCTGGCCGGTGTCGCAGCCGATGCGGTGCAGGCGCTTGGCCTGCGCCGGCGTCTCCACGCCCTCCGCGGTCACGCCGAGCCGCAGCGCGTGCGCGAGCTGGACCAGGGTGGAGACGATCTGCGCGTCCACCGCGTCCTCCTCGTCGGCGGCCCGCAGCCCCTCCATGAACGAACCCGCGATCTTCAGCTCGTGCACGGGCAGGTGCTTGAGGTAGGCCAGGTTCGAGTAGCCCGTGCCGAAGTCGTCGATCGCGATCCGCACGCCCATCTCCGACAGCGCCCGCAACGCCTCCAGCGGCTCGTCGGCGGTGCCCATGATGGCGCTCTCGGTCAGCTCCAGCTGCAGGTGGTGCGGCGGCAGCCCGCTCTCGTCCAGGATCCGCTTCACGTCCCGCACCAGCTCCGGGTCCCGCGACTGCCGCACCGCCAGGTTCACCGACACGAACGGCGCGTTGTCGCCGAACTCGCCGAACCAGCGCCGGCCCTGCTCGCACGCCTTGCGCAGCACCCAGCGGCCCAGCGGGACGATCAGGCCCGTCTCCTCGGCCAGCTCGATGAACCGGTCCGGCGCCAGCCGCCCGAACTCCGGGTGCTGCCAGCGGACCAGGGCCTCCACGCCCACCACGGTGCTGTCCTCCAGCCGCACCAGCGGCTGGTAGTCCACGTAGAACTCGTCGCGCTCCAGCGCCGCGGGCATGGTCGCGGACAGGGTGAACCGGGCGACCTCCTTGGCGTTGCGCTCCGGGTCGTAGAGCGCCCAGCGCGACTTGCCGTCCGCCTTGGCCCAGTACAGCGTGATGTCCGCGTCCCGCATCAGGTCGGCCGCGGTGGTGCCGGACAGGGCGCGCTCGACGATGCCGATCGACGCCGACACGGTCAGCTCGTGCCCGCCGATGCGGATCGGGGACTCCAGCTCCCGCAGCACCCGGTCGGCCACCGCGACGATGTCCCGGGTGTCGCGCGAGCCCTCGACCAGGATCACGAACTCGTCGCCGCCCATGCGGGCCACCAGCTTGCCCTCGCCGGACACCGACAGGTCCAGCCGGCGCCCGACCTCGACCAGCAGCTGGTCGCCGATGTCGTGGCCGAGGCTGTCGTTGATCACCTTGAACCCGTCCAGGTCCAGGTAGCACAGGCCGGCGCGGCGGCTGTTGCGGTTGTTGAACACCCGGCCCAGCCGCTCCAGGAACAGCGCCCGGTTGGGCAGGCCGGTCAGCGGGTCGTGCAGCGCCTGGTAGCGCAGCCGGTTCTGCAGCAGGTGCCGGTCGGTGACGTCCTCGATCATCGCCACCTGGTACTGCGGCTCGCCGTGGTCGTCGCGCACCAGCGACAGGGTCAGGTGCGTCCACACCTGCTCGCCGTCGGCCCGGCGGAACCGCTTCTCCGCCCGGTAGTGGTCGCACTCGCCCGCGACGAGCTGGTCGTAGAGCCGCCAGACGCCGCCGCCGTCCTCCGGGTGCATCAGGTCGCGGATGTTGTACTGCCGCATCTCGTCGACGCTGAACCCCAGCATGTCCTGCAACGCCTGGTTCACGTCCAGGATGCGGCCCTCGATGTCGGCGATACCGATGCCGATCGCGGCCTCGGTGAACATCGCGCGGAACCGCGCCTCGGACGCGCGCAGCGCGGCCTCGGCCTGGTCGCGGGCGTCCAGCACGGCCGCGCGGATCGCCTCCTGCTCGGCCAGCGTCCGCTCCCGCAGCGCGCGGGCGTAGCCGGCGGCCAGCGCGCCCTGCAGCGCCGCCAGGCGCGAGCGCATCAGCTCGTCGGCCGGGATGCCCAGCTCGGTGAGCAGGTCGTCGCCGAGCAGCTGCACGGTCCGGCCGAGCGTGTCGGTGCCGGTGAAGTGCGCCTCCACCAGGCGCGCGCCGATCTCGTAGCCCGGCGCGGTGCGGAACGGGCCGGCGTGCAGCGCGTGCACCAGCACCTCGGTGAGCGCCTGCAGGTGCTCGGCCACCTCGGCCCGCGTCATGGGGACGTAGCTGCTGCCGATGACCGCGGTGGCCCAGGTCCGCGCGAAGGACTCCGCCCCGGCCTGTACGGCGGGGTCGAGGTTCGATCGGCCCGGTGCTGCCACCCGATGGTCAACCTGTTCCGTCATGTCCGCCGGCCTACCGCCACACCTCGAAGGATACGGGCGCGCCCCGCGCCCGGTCGACAGATCGGCCGACCGGGGTGCACCGCACGGGTCACGCGCCCCTCGCCCATCTACGGCTTCCGCCCCACCGCGCCGAACCCGAGGAACGTGGTGGCGTTCTCGTCCACGTCGTCCGGCGACTCCGGCCGCCACAGCGGCAGCCGCTCCACCCCCGGCTCGACCAGCTCGAACCCCTTCAGCAGGGCTTCCACGTCCTGCTTGCGGCGCCACACCATCGTGCTGACGCCCCGGTCGTACACGCCCTTGGCGTCGTCCCAGGCCGGGTCCCACTCGCCTTCCTCGTAGCCGGCGTGCGAGACGGCCAGGTGGCTGCCCGGCGGGAGGGCGTCCCGGTAGTCGGCCACCATGCCGTGCGGGTCCTCGGAGTCCGGGAAGAAGTGCAGCAGCGCGACCATCAGCACGCCGATCGGCCGGTCGAAGTCGAGCAGCCGGCGCGCCTCGGGCGAGCCCAGCACCGAGGCCGGGTCGCGCACGTCGGCCTGCAGCACGCCGACCAGCTCGTTCCCGGTCAGGATGGCCCGGCTGTGCGCGACCGCGACGGCGTCGATGTCCACGTACACCACGCGCGCGGAGGGGTCGTGGCCTGGGCGATCTCGTGCACGTTGCCCACGGTCGGGATGCCCGAGCCCAGGTCGAGGAACTGGCGGATGCCCCGGTCCAGCAGGTAGCGCACGGCGCGGCGCAGGAACGCCCGGTGGTTGAGCACGATGCCCTTGACCATCGGGACGTCGTTGAGGACCTTGTCCGCGACCGCGCGGTCGACGGCGAAGTTGTGCGCACCGCCCAGCCAGTAGTCGTAGACGCGCGCGATGCTCGGGCGGCTCAGGTCGATGTCGCCCGGCGCCCAGTTCGGCCGCTCCACGATGTCCACGCACTCTCCTCGCCAGGTACCCGGTGTCACACCGTCGCGGTGACCCACACATCATGGGCCAATCCGGTGAGTTAGCACACCGTCATCTTGTGCCGAACTTCCGAACGGGTCCCGCGATCCCGATCACCGGGAAGAATGACGCACTTGTGGGTTACCTGTGGATCGCGGGCGCGGTCGTCGTGGTGGTGGCCGCCTTGCTGCTGCTGTGGCAGCACCGGCGGCGCAAGAGCCTGCTCGGGCCGACGCTGATCGGGTCGATCGGGGCGTTCCTGCTGGTCGCCGGCTGGTTGTTCGCGGTGGACCCCGGTGCGCCCGAGCACGAGGCGATCAAGACCGGCGGCCTGGCCGGCGGGTCGGTCGTGGCCCTCTACGCGCTGTGGCTCAACGACCGCCGCCGGCAGGTCGACGACGCGCGGCACGTGCTGGAGGGCGCGCGGCAGGACCTGGAGACCGCGCGGGCCGAACACGACCGGTCGCGGGTCGCCGACGAGAGGTTCGCCCGATCGGTCGAACTGCTCGGGCACGACGCCGAGCAGGTGCGGGTGGGCGCGATGCACGCCCTGGCCGGCCTGGCGCGGTCCCGGGCCGAGTACACCCAGACCGTGCTCGACGTGCTGTGCGCCTACCTGCGGCGGCCGTTCCGGGTGGACGACGGCACCACGGCGGGGGCACGGGGGCCCGACGAGCGCGAGTTCGAGGTCCGGCTCACCGCCCAGCGGCTGATCGCCGACCTGCTGCCCCGCGACGACGCGCCCGGCGCGCCGCGCTACGACCTCGACCTGACCAGGGCCTACCTGGAGTACTTCGACATCTCCCACCGCCAGGTCAACGACCTCCTGCTGCGCGCCGCGCGCCTGCACCAGTCGAACTCGTTCCACCACACGACCGTGCACGGCGGCGCGTGGTTCACCGACGCGCGCAGCCCCGGGCGCCTCTACCTGCACGACATGACCTTCCACGACAAGGGCTGGTTCAGCCGGTTCACCGCCCGCGGCCGCACCGACCTGTCCCGCACCCGGTTCCTCGGGCCGAACAAGTTCGCCGAGGCCACCTTCACCGGGTTCACCACCTTCGAGGGAACCGAGTTCGCCCGACCGGTCGACTTCCGGCACGTCAGGTTCACCGGGGGTGTCGACCTGCGCCTGGCCGGGCCGCCCGACGCCCTGCTGACCGGCGCGCAGGTGTCGGTCGGGCACGGGAACCTGCTGCCCGACGGCTGGGTCGTCGACCCGAGGGGCCTGGTGCGCAACTGATGGGGCGCGGGCGGTGGCTGCTGGCGGCGAGCCTGGTCGTCGCGGTGCTGGTGACGGTGGCGACCACGGCGGTGCTGCTGCTGGTCGACCCCAGGCAGCCCAAGGCGGAGGCGGTCAGGACCGGCGGGCTGGCCGGTGGCGCGGTCGTCGCGCTGTACGCGTTGTGGCTCAACGACCGGCGGCGGCGGGTGGAGGAGGCGCGGCACGAGCTGGAGAGCGAGAAGACCGCCGACGAGCGGTTCGCCAAGGCCGTGGAGCTGCTGGGCAACGAGGCCGAGCAGGTGCGGGTGGGCGCGATGTACGTGCTGGCCAACCTGGCGGGCACGCACCGGCGGTACAAGCAGACCGTGCTGAACGTGCTGTGCGCCTACCTGCGGCGGCCCTTCGAGCACGCGGCGCTGGACGCGAAGCCCGAGGACCCGGACCAGGCGTACTTCGGCGTGGTCGTCGAGGAGGGCGTCGACTCCCCGGAGGAGGCAACCCGGAAGGTCACCCCGGAGGTCACCCCCGAGCAGGACCGGGAGATGACCGTGCGGATGACCGCGCAGCGGCTGATCACCGACCTGCTGCCGTGGGGCGAGGACCCGGACGAGACCCGCTACCAGGTCGACCTGACCGCGGCGAAGCTCGTGCACTTCCGGCTGGAGGGCCGCCGGTTCGGCCGGTTCGTGGCCCGGCGCGCCCGGTTCTACGGCATCACCAACTTCCGGGGGGTCGAGCTGGCCCAGCCCGCGCTGTTCTCCGGCGGCACGTTCCACGGACGGGCGGACTTCCGCGAGGGGAGGTTCCTCGGCGGCATCTCGTTCCAGGACGTCGCCTTCGCGCGGGAGCTGGACCTGTCCGACGCGACCGCCGGCACGTTCCTGCACTTCACCGCCGAACCGCCGGACCGGCTGGTCGGCGAGCTGGAGGTGCTGGGCGGCACGGCGTTCCGCAACGACCCCACCGGGTGGCCGCTGACCGGCGAGGGGAAGCCCGGGGACCACGCCCGGCGGGGCTGACGCGGTCGCCGGTTGGACGACTTGGTGCTCCCGGCCCAAGCTTGGAGGCGCACAAGACCAACACGGAGGTAGCCCAATGCTGACCCGCCGCATCGGTGGAGTCGAGGTGAGCGCCATCGGCCTGGGCGCCATGCCCATGTCGCTGGCCGGCCGACCTGCTCGCGACCAGGCGATCGAGACCATCCGCACCGCGGTCGAGCGGGGCGTGACCCTGATCGACACGGCCGACGCCTACTCCGCCGACGACAGCGACTTCGGGCACAACGAGGAGCTGATCGCCGAAGCGCTCAAGGGGGTGACCGGCGTCCTGGTCGCCACCAAGGGCGGCCACACCCGCACGCCCAGCGGCGGCTGGGCCGTCAACGGGCGCCCGGAGTACCTGAAGGCGGCCTGCGAGGGGTCGCTGCGCCGGCTCGGCGTGGACGCGATCGACCTCTACCAGTTCCACCGGCCCGACCCGGAGGTGCCGACCGCCGAGTCCGTCGGCGCGCTGGCCGAGCTGCTCGACGAGGGCAAGATCAGGCTCGCCGGCGTGTCCAACTTCAACCCGGCGCAGATCCGCGAGGCCAACGAGGTGCTGGGCGGGCGGCTGGCGAGCGTGCAGAACCAGTTCTCGCCCGCGTTCCGCTCCAGCGACCCGGAGCTGGAGCTGTGCGCGGAGCTCGACATCGCGTTCCTGCCGTGGAGCCCGCTGGGCGGCATCGCGTCGGCCGCGGACCTGGGCTCGCGGTTCGCCGCGTTCGCCGAGGTCGGCGCCGCGCACGGGGTGAGCCCGCAGCGGGTCTGCCTGGCGTGGATGCTCGCCAAGGCGCCGCAGGTGGTGCCGATCCCGGGCGCGTCGCGGCCCGCCAGCATCACCGACTCGGCGGCCGCGGCCGAGCTGGAGCTGTCCGCGGAGGAGCTGCGCCGGCTGGACGGGTGACCACCACCACCGGGTGATCGACACCCGGTCGTGGTGATCTTCGAATGGCGGGACCGGGCGAACGGGAAGACGATCGGTGCGTCGGCGGTCCGGGGTCGAGCGGCCCCGGACTGCTCCATTCGTGACCAATTCACGAAGACTATGGCCATCCGGTTAGGGCGTGCATCACACTGCCCAACGAGTCAACCCCCTGCACTGGCTCGAGGAGTTCCCATGAGAACCTTCGCCCGCTCCGCCGCGGCCCTGCTGGCCTGCGTGGGCCTGGTCCTGCCCGGACTACCGGCGCAGGCCGCGCCCGCCGAGGACCACGCGATGGGCTCGCAGATCCGCAAGCACGAGGGTGAGCCGCAGCGCGTCGTGATCAACGCGGACCCGAGCGCCCAGGCCGTCGTGTACGGCATCGACGTCAGCGGTCACCAGGGCAACGTCGACTGGTCCTACTGGTGGGGCCAGGGCAAGCGGTTCGCCTACGTCAAGGCGACCGAGAGCACCACCTACACCAACCCGTACTTCACCCAGCAGTACAACGGTTCCTACAACATCGGCATGATCCGCGGCGCGTACCACTTCGCGCTGCCCGACCGCTCCGGCGGCGCCGCCCAGGCCGACTTCTTCGTCGACCACGGCGGCGGCTGGTCCCGCGACGGCAGGACCCTGCCGGGCGCGCTGG
This portion of the Saccharothrix syringae genome encodes:
- a CDS encoding DUF3558 domain-containing protein — its product is MRRAVPLLAALVLLAGCSETTGGSATGSAGPATASTTSASGSATKSPVDRPKTIDVEGVDPCSLLTDAQRAQFGLDRPPAPGTSTVYRSPTCDFNREDRRNSVRVTTVTTTGVEWYTDGSFDVEAQQLQVGGFPAVLGRASDDQETCFLGVDVSDGQMADVQITSLEGVPQDELCRIATQVAGAVVDTLVNK
- a CDS encoding glycoside hydrolase family 15 protein → MTPLVAVLLASALTVPGPPATYMPADKQGFGTAHQRSSPVWFTLGRTGLNEVFYPDLSTPATRDLRLVVDGRTADHAHTEPVGRLRYRQVFRGPGWRAEITYTTDPSRATVLADLRLDADRPADVRVVFDPNLSRDGDDDTAVDQPDALVARDSRSASALVATGGIEPVGATTGNVVQTGALRLDRGRTTLAMGFGATPGEALTTARTSLAEGFQRHAHRYDRGWDDYLRGLERPRSADRALYETSLMVLAATEDKRNPGAFVASPGFPWAFGFDRGIAPEFGSYALVWPRDQYHVASAMIAAGDTAAAHRALDFMLRVQQQPDGHLPQNTRVTGEPYWTNVQQDEQAAPMLLAWLLGRTDRATLDGLARAAEFMVSQPDAPFTQQERWENQSGYSPGTIAAEIAGLVCLADLLQRAGDPRAARYLGIADGWERRVEEWTVTRTGPFSDRPYYLRLTKDGRPDAGTAYNPGDNYPTAIDQRAAVDPSFLELVRLGVRRHDDPVVRNTVRVVDDQLKRGPFWHRYNGDGYGERADGGPWNIGHGRTYGRLWPIFAGERGEYELLAGDPAAARRRLADVASTANAGRMLPEQVWQGRGTTSATPLAWTHAQYVRLAWSIDAGAPVERPAVVACRYAQRC
- a CDS encoding glucose 1-dehydrogenase, whose amino-acid sequence is MRAAEVVPGRPDASRVVDREVAERPGELLVEGLLAGVCGTDVEIVRDGFGTVPPGRDAIVPFHESLGRVLSSPTPDFAPGDLVAGVVRRPDPEPCPACAVGAWDFCRNGRYTERGIKELDGYGLQRWTVPPRYAIRLDPALGDAGVLTEPASVVAKAWTRAAAEAGRSHVPVRTALVTGAGPIGLLAALLGVQRGLSVHVVDRVADGPKPDLVTALGARYHTDLDRVPGDVDVAIECTGHPPLVWDCVRRASVTVLAGLSGEHDPVPLDPSVFDGIVMGNRVVVGTVNAGLPDYLEAAEALSRASRPWLDGLITRRVPLDRFAEALDREPDDVKVVVDLT
- a CDS encoding putative bifunctional diguanylate cyclase/phosphodiesterase, whose amino-acid sequence is MTEQVDHRVAAPGRSNLDPAVQAGAESFARTWATAVIGSSYVPMTRAEVAEHLQALTEVLVHALHAGPFRTAPGYEIGARLVEAHFTGTDTLGRTVQLLGDDLLTELGIPADELMRSRLAALQGALAAGYARALRERTLAEQEAIRAAVLDARDQAEAALRASEARFRAMFTEAAIGIGIADIEGRILDVNQALQDMLGFSVDEMRQYNIRDLMHPEDGGGVWRLYDQLVAGECDHYRAEKRFRRADGEQVWTHLTLSLVRDDHGEPQYQVAMIEDVTDRHLLQNRLRYQALHDPLTGLPNRALFLERLGRVFNNRNSRRAGLCYLDLDGFKVINDSLGHDIGDQLLVEVGRRLDLSVSGEGKLVARMGGDEFVILVEGSRDTRDIVAVADRVLRELESPIRIGGHELTVSASIGIVERALSGTTAADLMRDADITLYWAKADGKSRWALYDPERNAKEVARFTLSATMPAALERDEFYVDYQPLVRLEDSTVVGVEALVRWQHPEFGRLAPDRFIELAEETGLIVPLGRWVLRKACEQGRRWFGEFGDNAPFVSVNLAVRQSRDPELVRDVKRILDESGLPPHHLQLELTESAIMGTADEPLEALRALSEMGVRIAIDDFGTGYSNLAYLKHLPVHELKIAGSFMEGLRAADEEDAVDAQIVSTLVQLAHALRLGVTAEGVETPAQAKRLHRIGCDTGQGWFFAKPMRPEEIDELLRRP
- a CDS encoding pentapeptide repeat-containing protein is translated as MGYLWIAGAVVVVVAALLLLWQHRRRKSLLGPTLIGSIGAFLLVAGWLFAVDPGAPEHEAIKTGGLAGGSVVALYALWLNDRRRQVDDARHVLEGARQDLETARAEHDRSRVADERFARSVELLGHDAEQVRVGAMHALAGLARSRAEYTQTVLDVLCAYLRRPFRVDDGTTAGARGPDEREFEVRLTAQRLIADLLPRDDAPGAPRYDLDLTRAYLEYFDISHRQVNDLLLRAARLHQSNSFHHTTVHGGAWFTDARSPGRLYLHDMTFHDKGWFSRFTARGRTDLSRTRFLGPNKFAEATFTGFTTFEGTEFARPVDFRHVRFTGGVDLRLAGPPDALLTGAQVSVGHGNLLPDGWVVDPRGLVRN
- a CDS encoding pentapeptide repeat-containing protein, whose amino-acid sequence is MGRGRWLLAASLVVAVLVTVATTAVLLLVDPRQPKAEAVRTGGLAGGAVVALYALWLNDRRRRVEEARHELESEKTADERFAKAVELLGNEAEQVRVGAMYVLANLAGTHRRYKQTVLNVLCAYLRRPFEHAALDAKPEDPDQAYFGVVVEEGVDSPEEATRKVTPEVTPEQDREMTVRMTAQRLITDLLPWGEDPDETRYQVDLTAAKLVHFRLEGRRFGRFVARRARFYGITNFRGVELAQPALFSGGTFHGRADFREGRFLGGISFQDVAFARELDLSDATAGTFLHFTAEPPDRLVGELEVLGGTAFRNDPTGWPLTGEGKPGDHARRG
- a CDS encoding aldo/keto reductase translates to MSAIGLGAMPMSLAGRPARDQAIETIRTAVERGVTLIDTADAYSADDSDFGHNEELIAEALKGVTGVLVATKGGHTRTPSGGWAVNGRPEYLKAACEGSLRRLGVDAIDLYQFHRPDPEVPTAESVGALAELLDEGKIRLAGVSNFNPAQIREANEVLGGRLASVQNQFSPAFRSSDPELELCAELDIAFLPWSPLGGIASAADLGSRFAAFAEVGAAHGVSPQRVCLAWMLAKAPQVVPIPGASRPASITDSAAAAELELSAEELRRLDG
- a CDS encoding lysozyme, whose protein sequence is MRTFARSAAALLACVGLVLPGLPAQAAPAEDHAMGSQIRKHEGEPQRVVINADPSAQAVVYGIDVSGHQGNVDWSYWWGQGKRFAYVKATESTTYTNPYFTQQYNGSYNIGMIRGAYHFALPDRSGGAAQADFFVDHGGGWSRDGRTLPGALDMEYNPYGSTCYGLSASGMTAWIKAFSDRYQARTGRWPVIYTSTSWWSQCVNGDFSSTNPLWVARYSSAVGTLPYAWPFHTFWQYSSSPIDQNLFNGAYDRLQALSLG